In Mucinivorans hirudinis, the DNA window ATTGTTGAAGAGGTGCTTGGAAAAGAGTGGCTTGAGCCCGAATTTTTCCGCATTGGCACAAGCAGATTACCACTATGAATAGTTACGAGCAGAGACTAGAACGCAGACTCATTGAGCAATGTAGGACAAGGGGTATGTTGTCGGGTGAGTTGTTGGAGGTTCAGGAGCTGTGGACGAGTTGGCAGAGCGATGCGCCAGCTTATCTTGCCGACTCTATGCCTCAATTCGACGACTATCCGGCGGCGGCTATTGCGTGGGCGGCATATTTCGGAATGGGTGCGGCAGCACTCTGGGACGAAAATTGGGGGCGGTATTCATCAGCCGAGAGTCTATATGAGTTGATTCGTACCCCGCGAGGGTTCGATGCAATGGACGAGTATGTGACAGAAGAGCTGTTGAAAATGGGCGGTATCGAAAGTGTGGCGTTGAGTGATTTTTTATGCTCAGCCGCTCACACGGCTTTGGCAATGATGCGCGCCGAGGGGGTGGAGAACGGTAGCAAAGAGGCTTTTCACCTTTATGCTTCTACGGTGGCGGTTTTTTTCAGAGTCGGCGTAGCAATTTCCCTACAAAGAGCCGGCTATGCCTATCACAAAGTCAAGGTGGATTTAACGCCTTCAAGTGTGGTCTCCGATTGAATGTCAGTGACCCATAGGTGGTTGCCCGCATAGATATGGGGGCTTCTAGAAATTCTCCGTTGTTATTTTGGAATTTCTGGAAGCCCCCTTAATAATCAGCCTTGTCTAGGATATCATTGCATCAACACACTCAAATCATCACCCGCATTAAGCTCCAACGGCTCTTTTCCATACTCAAACAATCGCAGCTGACGCGAGCCTATTAGAGACAATTTACCATTGTCATAGAGCAACATACATCCTTCGCGAAGACCGGCTACCTTTGTACCCTTGTTCGCTTGCGTAAATTCGTTGATACGTTGTTCCCGTGTTTCTCCTGCGTGCCCATCGGGGTGAGCATCCAAGTAGTGCGGGTTAATCTGGAATGGAATCAGCCCTAAAGCCTTGAAAGATTGGGGCTCAACGATGGGCATATCGTTTGTAGTGCAGAGCGTAGGGCAAGCCATATTGCTACCTGCACTCCAGCCCACATACGGTGTGCCGCCACTTACTTTGGCTCGTATGGGAGCAATCAATCCGTTGTCCTGCATTGTCTTAAGCAGATTAAAGGTGTTGCCTCCGCCCACCACAATAGCCTGAGCATCATAAACTGCCTGCACGGGATTGGCACAATGGTGGATAGATTTCACCTGAATTCCTATCTCGGCAAAGCGACTCTCCACCCGCGCTTGATAGTCGTCCCACGTGAGAGTTACGCCCGCGTAAGGGATAAACAGAACCTCCTTGACGTTTGCAAGGAATTTTTGAATCTCATATTTGGGATACTCCAAATATGCTTCACCTGCGTTGGTGGAATTACTAATTAGCAGTAGTCTCATTTTTAGTTGGTTGTTATCGAAAATTTGCCGAATATATGGTTAAAAACTAAACTTCTTGCTTTGGATTGAATTAGATAGCGGGTGTGCAGTTTCAACCTGAGTAGGGGCAGTACCTATCCATTTGCTGCTTCTACCCTCAATCTCTATTTCGCCTCTATCGCTTATGGTTACGATAGCATATAGAGGCTCTTGATAAGGAAAAACGTACTTCAGAGATGGATATTTTGCGTATACCTCGGAGGGATAACGTGTGGTATCCGCATATTTTTCACCCGCCCAAAAATAACTACTACTATTAATCTGAATATAATTCACCCCTTCTACCACCCGGTGGTTGTCGCTGTGGGTATGTCCTGCAAAGGCGACGATTTTCACCCCTTGAGAAACTAAATCGGCTAGCTTGTTGTGTACATCGTCGTTTACCACTGCTTCTGAATAGGGGTCTACAATGGGCTGGTGAGAAAAAATGAGATTGATTTTTTCAGGGTCAATCATCAGATTTTCAAGTTGTTTACTACCGATTCTCTCGCGAGTGATTCCGCTGCGGTAGTAGTTGCCATTTGCGTAATCTTGTTCTGTGCCGTTTTCGTCCACAAACGAATTTGTGTCCAAGAATATAAGGTTGAATTTTCCTTTGTCCACACTATAGTATGGTGCTGCCATTCCAACAAAATTCATATACTCCTCCTTGGTGCATATGTCCATATCGTGGTTGCCCATAGCGTGATATAGCTCCACTCCCTCGGTTTTTTCGAGCAAAGGGCGGTTACCCTCCTTGGCAAAGATGAAATCGCCAAGCTCGACAACAAAATCGACTTTTTCCTGTGCGGCTTTATCCATTATCTGTTGCAAACGAATATCAGCATCCGGAATTAAATCACAGTGAAGGTCAGAGAAAATCAAAAACCTGACCCTCTCCTGCGCTTGTGCAATAACGGTGATTAGCAGCAATATAAAGAGCACCCTTTTCATTAGCTTCTCACGCTTGCCCCCACCTTTTCAAGAGCAACTGTTATATTACCCATAACGCGCTCTATCTCTGTATCAGTAAGTGTTTTAGAATCTTCGATGATAAAATTCAACGCATAGGATTTTTTACCCTCGGGCAGTTTGTCGCCCTCGTAAACGTCAAAAAGCGTAATGCTCTTAAGCAGTTTTTTTTCAGCCTTTTGCGCTGCCGCTCTCAGCTCCGAGAACGAAATCGCCTTATCCACAAGCAGTGCCAGGTCGCGACTTACCGGTTGGAATTTATTGAGCTCCTGAGCCTGAATTTTTACGGAGTTCACAAGTTTCTGCAACTTTTCTATATTGAGTTCCAAGAAGTAGACATTCGATTTTACGCCGAATTGATTACGTATCTTTTTGGCAACCGAGCCCATCTCGAAGAGTTTCGAGCCGCGAATGGAGTAGCTCACCCCCTCGCCATACAAATCACTATCCACCGACTCCATTACCCCCTCGTTGAAATCGAGACCAAAGCGGTCAAATATTTTTTCAATCAGTGCCTTCAACGTGTAGAAATTGGTTGGTACAGCTTTTGTCTGCCAACTCTGCCGCACGGCAAGACCGGTAACGGTTATCGCCAAACGTTTCTCCTGGGAATATGGTCTGAGTGTGTGGTCTGCTTTTTCTGAATTGAATGAATAGCAGTTACCTACCTCGAAGAGTTTCAAATCGGAGTTCTTGCGGTTTGCATTAAGCTCCACCGCCTCCAAGGCATTGAACAACAGTGTCTGACGCATTGCGTTCAAATCCACGCTCAACGGATTGACAATGCGCACAAGCTTCTCTGCGGGATAACTTGTCAAAGCATCATAGTAGGTCGATTTGGTGAGCGAGTTACTCATAATCTCAGTGCATCCCACCGATGCCAACAGTGCCGAAAGCGAATCAACCAAACGCTCCGTAGTAGGCTGATTACCTGTGGTTATCACATTTTTAATAATGTGGGGGTTCTCAACATTATTGAAACCATAGATTCTCAAAATCTCCTCAATGACATCCACTTCGCGTTGAACATCAACACGGTATGGCGGCACCGATACTTTTAATGACTCTTCGCTCTCCTCT includes these proteins:
- a CDS encoding Alpha-aspartyl dipeptidase Peptidase E; translated protein: MRLLLISNSTNAGEAYLEYPKYEIQKFLANVKEVLFIPYAGVTLTWDDYQARVESRFAEIGIQVKSIHHCANPVQAVYDAQAIVVGGGNTFNLLKTMQDNGLIAPIRAKVSGGTPYVGWSAGSNMACPTLCTTNDMPIVEPQSFKALGLIPFQINPHYLDAHPDGHAGETREQRINEFTQANKGTKVAGLREGCMLLYDNGKLSLIGSRQLRLFEYGKEPLELNAGDDLSVLMQ